One genomic segment of uncultured Desulfobacter sp. includes these proteins:
- a CDS encoding IS1634 family transposase: METVTVERIDHLGIVAGVIKDLKIIEMIDSRIPKDEKENISAGEAIAGMVLNGLGFSNRPLSLTPQFFENKPLDVLFRPRVKASDFNHYKLGRSLDDAVDYGSELLFNEISSSACRSESIHLLFNHLDTSSFSLTGEYLPDSDEHAIKITHGYSKDHRPDLKQAVLELMVSQDGGIPILCKCWDGNASDNTVFKERSSELIRQFKASDTPRYLVMDSKGYTKSNASNLKDIPFITRIPGSISIVKTVIEQALQWDQWVEINDDYQCQTLELGHYGIDQRWLIIRSKGALERAVKSVERTISKEKKRAEKELFHLQAQRFDSEAEASRMASDLSKTLYFLHLRCLSKKHLVSKEC; encoded by the coding sequence TTGGAAACCGTCACAGTCGAACGTATTGACCACTTGGGTATTGTTGCCGGCGTTATCAAGGATTTGAAAATCATCGAAATGATTGACTCCCGCATACCAAAAGATGAGAAGGAAAATATCAGTGCCGGAGAAGCTATCGCCGGCATGGTTCTAAATGGACTGGGTTTTTCCAATCGGCCGCTGTCGCTGACGCCTCAATTTTTCGAAAACAAGCCGCTGGATGTTTTGTTCCGTCCAAGAGTGAAAGCCTCGGACTTCAATCACTACAAGCTGGGGCGCAGTCTTGATGATGCGGTCGACTACGGCTCTGAATTGCTTTTCAACGAAATATCCTCATCTGCCTGTCGGTCGGAAAGTATCCATTTGCTTTTCAACCATCTGGACACCTCATCTTTTTCATTAACCGGAGAATATCTTCCGGATTCGGATGAACATGCCATCAAAATAACTCATGGTTACTCCAAGGATCATCGTCCTGATTTGAAACAGGCTGTGCTGGAGCTGATGGTGTCCCAAGATGGTGGCATTCCCATTTTGTGTAAGTGCTGGGACGGGAATGCTTCGGACAATACCGTGTTCAAAGAACGCAGCAGTGAACTTATCCGTCAGTTCAAAGCGAGCGATACCCCTCGTTACCTGGTTATGGATTCGAAAGGGTATACCAAATCCAATGCTTCCAACTTGAAAGATATCCCGTTTATCACCCGCATCCCGGGATCCATTTCCATTGTGAAGACCGTCATCGAACAGGCCCTGCAATGGGATCAGTGGGTGGAGATTAACGATGACTATCAGTGCCAGACGTTGGAGTTAGGACATTATGGAATTGATCAACGTTGGTTGATCATTCGCTCCAAAGGAGCTTTGGAGCGCGCAGTCAAGAGCGTTGAAAGAACCATTTCAAAAGAGAAGAAGCGCGCTGAAAAAGAGCTTTTCCATCTTCAGGCCCAACGATTTGATTCGGAAGCCGAAGCGTCGAGAATGGCTTCCGATTTATCAAAGACCCTTTATTTTTTGCATCTTCGTTGTTTGTCAAAAAAGCATCTCGTGTCGAAGGAATGTTGA
- the rsgA gene encoding ribosome small subunit-dependent GTPase A, with translation MSNKNILQKDNNFKHLSHLGWTSHFQKHFENIDNNALIPARVTGVRKKYFFINDGKEELLATPAGKLQQESSSTYPVVGDWVMVRQTAIEGILPRKNTLTRGAAGMRGRKSGEYREQTIAANLDTVFIVTGLDQDFNLRRIERYLTLVYNCGLTPVIILTKADLHQDPKHFLSETETIAFGVPVHLVSAFNDTGLSDLTPYLEHGRTCVMVGSSGTGKSTLINRLCGETVQATGEVSAHMGKGTHTTTSRDLIMMPQGGMIIDNPGIREISFWEIDQGVESTFPEIEALGAECRFSDCTHTHEPGCRVLKAVQDKELTEARLENYLKMKRELEYISARKNKSADRVEKERWKGVSKKIKTINKKKSF, from the coding sequence ATGAGCAATAAAAATATATTACAAAAAGACAATAATTTTAAACATCTTTCCCATTTGGGTTGGACATCTCATTTCCAGAAACATTTTGAAAATATTGACAATAACGCTCTTATTCCGGCCCGGGTGACCGGGGTTAGAAAAAAATATTTTTTTATCAATGACGGCAAAGAAGAACTGCTGGCAACCCCGGCCGGGAAACTTCAACAGGAGAGTAGCAGCACATACCCGGTGGTCGGCGACTGGGTTATGGTCAGACAAACAGCTATAGAAGGGATATTGCCGCGAAAAAACACCCTGACCAGGGGTGCTGCAGGCATGCGAGGCCGGAAATCAGGCGAGTACAGGGAGCAGACAATCGCGGCCAATCTTGACACCGTATTTATAGTTACCGGCCTTGACCAGGATTTTAATCTGCGCCGCATTGAGCGCTACCTGACCCTGGTTTACAATTGTGGGTTGACCCCGGTAATCATCCTGACGAAAGCGGACCTTCACCAGGACCCCAAACATTTTTTAAGCGAAACGGAAACCATTGCATTCGGGGTTCCCGTACACCTGGTATCTGCTTTTAATGATACAGGGCTCTCCGACTTGACACCCTATCTGGAGCATGGCCGGACCTGTGTCATGGTGGGATCTTCCGGTACAGGTAAATCCACGCTGATCAATCGGCTATGCGGCGAAACCGTCCAGGCCACCGGTGAGGTAAGTGCCCATATGGGAAAGGGGACGCACACCACCACGTCCCGGGATCTGATCATGATGCCCCAAGGCGGAATGATTATTGACAATCCCGGCATCCGCGAAATCAGCTTCTGGGAGATTGACCAGGGTGTTGAATCTACCTTTCCGGAAATAGAAGCCCTGGGGGCAGAATGCCGCTTTTCAGACTGCACCCACACCCACGAACCCGGGTGCCGGGTGCTTAAAGCCGTCCAGGACAAAGAATTGACCGAAGCCAGGCTGGAAAACTATCTAAAGATGAAACGAGAGCTGGAATACATCTCCGCCCGGAAAAATAAAAGCGCAGATCGTGTGGAAAAAGAGCGATGGAAAGGGGTGTCCAAGAAAATTAAGACCATAAACAAAAAGAAATCCTTCTAA
- a CDS encoding cache domain-containing protein — protein sequence MRKITLKSKLIIGGVVAAMLPLIVVGLFSINKASSALFNIAEGQAKLTAQNLATMVNLYIEQEIEKARMIASEPLIQKMIDNAGAEDLENSFSEVSAAGAYLSTVYQKIQKNYDGIFVTNSSGLLLVLADGSGEESGRKKISVAERNYFESAKSGKITIGEPVISKASGHSVFVIAVPLRNSSGTFAGIFGSVVKLTVLSEKITQTKIGETGYPFMVGNDGLFIAHPVKDYIFKLNMATLEGMEDIAKKSLGLETGVEEYHFKGVDKIAGFAPVPATGWSLVVTQNKSEFLAPVVSIRNMILTVGCIFLVLTIVAILWFVRGIMALLGNDPSEIAKVADRIAAGDLTYEFKTNGRQLCGVYASMKQMTDNLKNMFADISQGVQTLTSSSTELSAVSRQMTTGAEQSSQRANNVSSAAEEMATAMNSVAAATEQTSANLQMIVAAAEEMSATINEISTNTAKGSRTTTQAVEKAEQISTKVDALGRAATQISKVTETISDISEQTNLLALNATIEAARAGEAGKGFAVVAGEIKELARQTAQATDEIGLKIGEVQATTTESVDAIKTIVEIIDDINSIVTSVASAIEEQSVTTQEISNNVSQAATGVQEVNENVNQTSTVASEVTEDVHQVSQSADEITAGTKHINDSALELSKLAESLNEMVGRFKL from the coding sequence ATGAGAAAAATAACATTAAAATCAAAATTAATCATTGGTGGCGTGGTGGCAGCAATGCTTCCGCTGATTGTCGTGGGACTATTTTCAATAAACAAAGCCTCTTCTGCACTGTTTAACATTGCAGAGGGACAGGCAAAACTCACCGCACAAAATCTTGCAACCATGGTGAATCTTTACATTGAGCAGGAAATTGAAAAAGCCCGGATGATCGCGTCGGAGCCCTTGATCCAAAAAATGATTGATAATGCCGGGGCTGAAGACTTAGAAAATAGTTTTTCTGAGGTGTCTGCTGCTGGAGCATATCTTTCAACGGTATATCAAAAGATTCAAAAAAATTATGATGGTATTTTTGTTACGAATTCATCCGGCCTTCTCCTTGTCCTTGCTGACGGCTCCGGCGAAGAATCCGGACGGAAAAAAATAAGCGTGGCTGAAAGGAATTATTTTGAGTCTGCCAAATCCGGTAAGATCACCATCGGTGAACCGGTTATTTCAAAGGCCAGCGGGCATTCTGTTTTTGTCATCGCTGTTCCTTTGCGGAACAGTTCCGGGACGTTTGCTGGTATTTTTGGATCAGTTGTGAAACTGACGGTTTTATCCGAAAAAATTACGCAGACGAAAATCGGCGAGACGGGCTATCCGTTTATGGTGGGTAATGACGGGCTTTTTATCGCTCATCCCGTTAAAGATTATATTTTTAAGCTAAATATGGCGACCCTTGAAGGGATGGAGGACATTGCCAAGAAATCGTTGGGCCTGGAAACAGGTGTTGAAGAATATCACTTTAAAGGGGTTGATAAGATTGCAGGTTTCGCACCTGTACCTGCCACAGGCTGGAGCCTTGTGGTCACCCAGAATAAATCGGAGTTTTTGGCCCCTGTGGTTTCGATTCGCAATATGATTCTGACCGTCGGCTGCATTTTTCTGGTCCTGACAATTGTGGCGATTCTGTGGTTTGTTCGAGGCATCATGGCGCTTCTGGGAAATGATCCGTCTGAAATCGCCAAAGTGGCTGACCGTATAGCGGCCGGTGATCTTACGTATGAATTCAAAACTAACGGAAGACAACTCTGTGGTGTGTATGCCAGTATGAAACAAATGACTGATAATTTGAAAAATATGTTTGCGGATATTTCACAAGGGGTTCAGACCTTGACATCGTCTTCTACGGAACTGTCGGCAGTGTCCCGGCAGATGACAACCGGTGCAGAACAGTCCTCCCAGAGAGCAAATAACGTTTCCTCGGCCGCAGAAGAGATGGCAACGGCGATGAACAGTGTGGCTGCTGCCACAGAGCAGACAAGTGCCAACCTGCAGATGATTGTCGCCGCCGCAGAAGAGATGTCTGCAACGATCAATGAAATTTCAACCAATACCGCCAAGGGAAGCCGGACAACGACCCAGGCCGTTGAAAAAGCCGAACAAATTTCCACGAAAGTGGATGCGTTAGGCCGGGCCGCAACGCAGATCAGCAAAGTGACCGAAACCATATCCGATATTTCTGAACAGACAAATCTTCTGGCGCTGAATGCAACCATAGAGGCCGCCAGAGCCGGAGAAGCCGGTAAGGGTTTTGCTGTTGTGGCCGGTGAAATTAAGGAACTTGCACGGCAAACTGCCCAGGCGACTGACGAAATCGGTTTGAAAATCGGTGAGGTTCAGGCAACAACCACGGAGTCTGTCGACGCGATAAAGACAATTGTGGAAATCATTGACGATATCAACTCGATTGTCACATCTGTTGCCTCTGCCATTGAAGAGCAGTCTGTCACAACCCAGGAAATTTCTAATAATGTCAGCCAGGCAGCCACTGGTGTTCAGGAGGTCAATGAGAATGTCAACCAGACATCCACCGTGGCAAGCGAGGTCACAGAGGATGTCCACCAGGTCAGTCAGTCAGCCGATGAAATCACGGCCGGCACCAAACACATAAATGATAGTGCGCTTGAGCTATCCAAGCTGGCGGAAAGTCTTAACGAGATGGTCGGCAGGTTTAAGCTCTAA
- a CDS encoding YqaE/Pmp3 family membrane protein → MELLKIIAAIILPPVGVFLQVGIGKHFWLNILLTILGYIPGIVHAIWVIAKNK, encoded by the coding sequence ATGGAACTTTTGAAAATTATTGCAGCCATTATTCTTCCACCAGTGGGTGTATTTCTCCAGGTCGGCATTGGAAAGCACTTCTGGTTGAATATTCTTTTAACCATTCTTGGCTACATTCCAGGTATAGTTCATGCCATCTGGGTAATAGCCAAAAACAAATAA
- a CDS encoding peptidylprolyl isomerase: protein MSEAIKSGDTIAVDYTGKFESGDVFDSSEGRQPLTFTVDTGMLIKGFDQAVIGMKKGESKTITVPPEKGYGPRDENAMVDIPREQFPPEMDLKEGLELQLQNPAGQPVPARVASVNETSVTMDVNHILAGKTLVFDITIAETGLEPPASSCDTKGGGCDSGCCGSCNCD, encoded by the coding sequence ATGAGCGAAGCAATTAAATCAGGGGATACCATTGCCGTGGATTATACGGGGAAATTTGAAAGCGGAGACGTGTTTGACTCTTCCGAAGGTAGACAGCCGCTGACCTTCACCGTTGATACCGGCATGCTGATCAAAGGCTTTGACCAGGCCGTCATCGGCATGAAAAAAGGCGAATCAAAAACCATAACCGTTCCGCCTGAAAAGGGATACGGCCCAAGAGACGAGAATGCCATGGTGGACATCCCTAGGGAACAGTTCCCCCCGGAGATGGACCTGAAAGAAGGCCTTGAGCTTCAGCTCCAGAATCCGGCAGGCCAACCGGTTCCTGCGCGGGTGGCAAGTGTAAACGAGACAAGTGTCACCATGGACGTAAATCATATCTTGGCCGGAAAAACCCTTGTTTTTGATATCACCATCGCTGAAACCGGGCTGGAACCCCCGGCAAGCAGCTGTGATACTAAAGGCGGTGGCTGCGATTCGGGCTGCTGCGGATCCTGCAACTGTGATTAA
- a CDS encoding response regulator — MVNKSLILTVDDKPQNLQFLGKLLSNNGYEVAMAQSGAQALTFVKSEFPDLILLDVMMPEMDGYEVCEKLKAGLPTRHIPIIFLTAKADAQDIVKGFDVGGVDYVTKPFHSAELLARIKTHIELKTLRGLLPMCSHCKKIRDDKGFWNDVDSYFETHSHLTFTHGLCPGCMDKLYKGYDWYKKRKPSGNDE; from the coding sequence ATGGTCAATAAAAGCCTCATTTTGACAGTTGATGACAAGCCTCAGAATCTTCAATTCCTTGGAAAACTGCTCTCAAATAACGGATATGAAGTTGCCATGGCCCAGAGCGGGGCCCAGGCCCTGACGTTTGTAAAATCCGAATTCCCGGATCTCATCCTTTTAGATGTCATGATGCCTGAGATGGATGGGTATGAGGTCTGTGAAAAGTTGAAGGCCGGACTTCCCACCCGCCATATTCCAATAATTTTTTTAACGGCTAAGGCTGATGCCCAGGATATTGTAAAGGGGTTTGATGTGGGCGGGGTGGATTATGTTACAAAACCGTTCCATTCGGCTGAACTTTTGGCCCGCATCAAAACCCATATCGAACTTAAAACCCTGCGCGGCCTTTTGCCCATGTGTTCACATTGCAAAAAAATCCGGGATGACAAGGGTTTCTGGAATGATGTGGACAGCTATTTTGAGACCCACTCGCATCTAACCTTTACCCATGGTCTCTGTCCAGGATGCATGGACAAGCTATATAAGGGGTATGACTGGTATAAAAAAAGAAAACCGTCCGGTAATGATGAATAA
- a CDS encoding class I SAM-dependent methyltransferase, whose amino-acid sequence MAYEFDFKAAQDYDAFFEKGRAKHCRDLEIKLISSLIRPMSGKRLLDIGCGTGLSLEPFVDLGMNLTGIDPSAYMLDKAAERLGYRVDLHRGTAEDLPFDDNSFDTALLFFSLEFSDRPAKAIEEACRVAREQVVIGVHNRYALQNMFRWVKGLFFPDMYSRAHFFSVWELKTMMTSILGTVPVKWRTTVQFPFLSGRLISKVESLRMIQWSYLGSFIGMRIKPVPKFRTRPLVLKTRNRKINEPATGLALGFRREE is encoded by the coding sequence ATGGCGTATGAATTTGATTTCAAGGCGGCCCAGGACTATGATGCCTTTTTTGAAAAAGGCCGGGCCAAACACTGCCGTGACCTTGAAATTAAACTTATCAGCTCCCTGATTCGCCCCATGTCGGGCAAGCGACTGCTGGACATTGGCTGCGGCACTGGTTTAAGTCTTGAACCTTTTGTGGATCTGGGCATGAACCTGACCGGTATTGACCCTTCAGCATATATGCTGGACAAGGCTGCTGAACGCCTTGGATATCGCGTTGACTTGCACCGGGGAACAGCCGAGGATTTACCCTTTGATGATAATTCCTTTGATACGGCATTACTGTTTTTCAGTCTTGAGTTTTCAGACCGGCCGGCCAAGGCCATTGAAGAGGCCTGCCGGGTAGCCCGGGAACAGGTGGTCATCGGCGTCCATAACCGGTATGCCCTTCAGAATATGTTTCGGTGGGTCAAAGGCTTATTTTTTCCAGATATGTACAGCCGTGCCCATTTTTTTAGTGTGTGGGAGTTGAAAACGATGATGACCTCAATATTGGGTACAGTGCCTGTAAAATGGCGGACAACCGTACAGTTCCCTTTTTTGTCCGGGCGTCTGATCTCCAAGGTGGAAAGTCTTCGCATGATCCAGTGGTCTTACTTGGGCAGCTTCATTGGTATGCGCATCAAGCCTGTGCCTAAGTTTCGCACCCGGCCCCTGGTCCTGAAAACCCGAAATCGTAAAATCAATGAGCCGGCCACAGGCCTGGCGTTAGGATTCAGGAGGGAAGAATGA
- the amrS gene encoding AmmeMemoRadiSam system radical SAM enzyme — MIRARLYEPLSDGAVKCLACNHYCTIAPGHTGICGVRENRDGQLFSLVYDRVVAANVDPIEKKPIFHFKPGSLSFSIGTPGCNFKCRFCQNADIAQVRDQGPDPFSGHLAGKAMTPETIVAMAVEQGCQSIAYTYTEPTVFFELVLDTAMLAKDAGLANIFVTNGFMSPKLLQASAAVLDAANVDLKSFSDDFYTRYCNGRLEPVKQTLKSMVDLGIMVEVTTLVIPGLNDDPDELGQMASFIAEELGTTTPWHLSRFHPAYQLTQIGPTPVETLEKACDIALSAGLVHVYTGNVPGARENTYCPECGQIVVKRFGYSVENLLTHTNKCPGCGSPIFGIY, encoded by the coding sequence ATGATACGTGCTCGTCTTTATGAACCTTTGTCCGATGGTGCGGTCAAATGTCTGGCCTGCAACCACTATTGCACCATTGCACCGGGACATACCGGCATTTGTGGTGTCCGGGAGAACCGGGATGGTCAGCTATTTTCCCTGGTGTATGACCGGGTGGTCGCAGCCAACGTTGACCCCATTGAGAAAAAACCCATTTTTCATTTTAAACCCGGATCGCTTTCTTTTTCCATTGGCACGCCCGGGTGCAATTTTAAGTGCCGGTTTTGCCAGAATGCCGATATCGCCCAGGTCCGTGACCAGGGGCCGGATCCTTTTTCTGGCCACCTTGCCGGCAAAGCAATGACGCCCGAAACGATTGTCGCAATGGCTGTGGAACAAGGATGCCAAAGTATTGCTTATACCTATACCGAACCCACGGTCTTTTTTGAACTGGTTTTGGATACAGCCATGTTGGCCAAGGATGCAGGGCTCGCCAATATTTTTGTTACCAACGGATTTATGAGCCCTAAGCTGCTGCAGGCCTCCGCCGCCGTGCTGGATGCAGCCAACGTGGATCTTAAATCGTTTTCTGATGATTTTTACACCCGGTATTGTAACGGTCGCCTGGAGCCGGTTAAACAGACGTTGAAAAGCATGGTGGATTTAGGCATCATGGTGGAGGTCACCACCCTGGTGATCCCGGGGCTTAATGACGACCCCGATGAACTTGGGCAGATGGCGTCCTTCATTGCCGAAGAATTGGGGACAACAACTCCCTGGCACCTGTCCCGGTTTCACCCAGCATACCAACTGACCCAGATTGGGCCGACACCTGTGGAGACCCTTGAAAAAGCCTGCGATATTGCACTTTCAGCCGGACTTGTTCATGTGTACACCGGCAATGTACCAGGCGCCAGGGAAAATACCTACTGTCCGGAATGCGGTCAGATTGTTGTCAAACGTTTTGGCTATTCAGTGGAAAATCTTTTAACCCATACCAATAAATGTCCCGGGTGCGGGTCCCCTATATTCGGGATCTATTAA
- a CDS encoding CCA tRNA nucleotidyltransferase, whose protein sequence is MNSVANILDTIQARSPVFAILETLWTAGFQAFLAGGAVRDALLGLAPADVDILTNALPKDLSRLFAEQDPRYVGKSFAVTLVNKVEVATCRPADKKAVAAGLVFPATDLGRRDLTINSMAWDPETRTLADPFGGQADIENQTIRFTRDSFDRIEEDPVRMVRACRFAARFGFKIEPDAFDAIRTHAHKITAQGMADRIQRELVKAMGMDKPSEFFNLLHDTGLLGGILPSLDRCYGLDGGPHHGETVFEHNLLVGDALPASMPILRLAGFLHDTGKADALEIKEGRNTFPGHQKFTRAMMADLDRLRFSRKDMDYIYALVRGHMRPLKADTSPKAVRRLLAMLDNLKLSYQDFLRMRIADKKSNLNPVKKPYTLGDIRLRLCKILDALNEQTPFNINDLDISGRDIQQILDLPQGPAIGKVKSVLFEKVLEDPSLNQKKILEDLVRQMDQNHFTDSDGKAIK, encoded by the coding sequence ATGAATTCAGTTGCCAATATCCTGGATACCATCCAAGCACGTAGCCCCGTTTTTGCCATCCTCGAAACGCTTTGGACCGCAGGGTTCCAAGCCTTTCTGGCCGGTGGAGCTGTCCGGGACGCCCTTTTGGGTTTAGCGCCCGCGGATGTGGATATCCTGACCAATGCCTTGCCCAAAGATCTGTCCCGGCTGTTTGCTGAGCAGGATCCTAGATATGTGGGAAAATCCTTTGCCGTCACCCTGGTCAACAAGGTGGAGGTGGCGACCTGCAGGCCAGCAGATAAAAAGGCTGTGGCGGCAGGCCTCGTTTTTCCGGCCACAGACCTTGGCCGTCGGGATCTCACTATCAACAGTATGGCCTGGGATCCGGAAACCCGGACCCTGGCAGACCCCTTTGGCGGGCAGGCGGACATCGAAAACCAGACGATTCGATTCACCCGGGATTCCTTTGACCGGATTGAAGAAGACCCCGTGCGCATGGTCAGGGCCTGCCGGTTTGCTGCCCGCTTCGGGTTCAAAATTGAGCCGGATGCCTTTGATGCCATCCGTACCCATGCCCATAAAATTACTGCTCAAGGGATGGCAGACCGGATTCAACGAGAACTTGTCAAGGCCATGGGCATGGACAAGCCTTCGGAATTTTTTAATTTGCTTCATGATACTGGCCTTTTGGGCGGCATTTTACCAAGCCTTGACCGGTGCTACGGTCTGGACGGCGGCCCCCACCATGGCGAAACCGTATTTGAGCATAATCTTCTGGTGGGTGATGCGCTGCCGGCATCCATGCCCATACTCCGATTGGCAGGATTTCTTCATGACACGGGAAAAGCCGATGCTCTGGAAATCAAAGAGGGCCGGAATACTTTTCCGGGACATCAGAAATTCACCCGGGCCATGATGGCCGATCTTGATCGTCTCCGGTTTTCCAGAAAGGATATGGACTATATCTATGCTTTGGTCCGGGGTCACATGCGTCCTTTAAAAGCGGATACCTCCCCGAAAGCGGTACGCAGGCTTCTGGCCATGCTGGATAATCTAAAACTATCCTACCAGGATTTTTTACGTATGCGCATTGCCGACAAAAAAAGCAATCTCAATCCGGTAAAAAAGCCATATACCCTTGGGGACATTCGCCTGCGCCTATGCAAAATCCTGGATGCTCTTAATGAGCAGACGCCATTTAATATTAATGATCTTGACATTTCAGGCCGGGATATCCAGCAAATCCTGGACCTGCCCCAGGGACCGGCCATTGGAAAGGTTAAATCGGTTTTATTCGAAAAGGTATTGGAAGATCCGTCCCTTAATCAAAAAAAGATACTGGAAGACCTGGTCCGTCAGATGGACCAAAATCACTTTACAGATTCGGATGGCAAGGCTATAAAATAG
- the serB gene encoding phosphoserine phosphatase SerB, producing the protein MGDIVLISITGKDQKGLTARISTILAQYRVSILDIGQAVIHEHISLGMLVDIPCSQDFSLMFKDLIFEGHKMGLAVDVVPVDPNEYETWVQTQDKERRIITVMGRAITTAQISAVSSVITDHDLNIDSITRMSGRRSLKRPMEPPMACIQFAVSGTPTSIPEMKGRFIHISQDLGIDISFHEDNIYRKNRKLVVFDMDSTLIQAEVIDELAKLAGVGDQVARITESAMRGEIDFKESFRRRVAHLKGLKEKDIQGLAQTLPLTDGADLVIRTLKGLGYKLAILSGGFTFVGKYLKETLGFDYVFANTLEIENGEVTGQVSGEIVDGQKKAELLRELAKKENLSIQQTIAVGDGANDLPMISIAGLGVAFNAKPIVREKAANTISTMGLDGLLFLLGIHEREIPDPGSSI; encoded by the coding sequence ATGGGGGATATTGTTCTGATCAGCATTACGGGCAAGGACCAAAAAGGTCTTACCGCCCGGATTTCAACCATCCTTGCCCAGTATCGGGTAAGCATTCTGGATATTGGTCAGGCTGTAATTCATGAACATATCTCTTTGGGCATGCTGGTGGATATTCCATGTTCCCAGGATTTTTCCCTGATGTTCAAGGATTTGATTTTTGAAGGACATAAGATGGGACTGGCCGTGGATGTTGTGCCTGTGGATCCTAATGAATACGAAACCTGGGTCCAGACCCAGGACAAGGAGCGCAGGATTATTACGGTCATGGGACGGGCCATTACCACAGCCCAGATTTCGGCTGTCTCCTCCGTGATTACCGATCATGATCTTAACATTGATTCCATTACCCGTATGTCCGGCCGTAGATCCCTGAAAAGACCGATGGAACCACCTATGGCTTGTATCCAGTTCGCAGTGTCCGGCACACCCACAAGCATTCCCGAGATGAAGGGCAGGTTTATTCACATTTCCCAAGATCTGGGCATTGATATCTCCTTTCATGAGGACAATATCTACCGTAAAAACCGTAAGCTTGTTGTGTTTGATATGGATTCCACATTGATCCAGGCTGAGGTGATTGATGAGCTGGCAAAACTGGCCGGGGTCGGCGATCAGGTGGCCCGAATCACCGAATCGGCCATGCGCGGGGAAATTGATTTCAAGGAGAGTTTTAGACGGCGTGTGGCCCATCTCAAAGGATTAAAAGAAAAGGATATCCAGGGCCTTGCCCAAACCCTTCCCCTGACCGACGGTGCCGATCTTGTTATCCGGACCCTGAAGGGGTTGGGCTACAAGCTTGCCATCCTTTCCGGCGGCTTTACTTTTGTGGGCAAATATCTTAAAGAGACCCTGGGGTTTGATTATGTATTTGCCAATACCCTTGAAATAGAGAACGGTGAAGTAACAGGCCAGGTTTCCGGTGAAATTGTGGATGGTCAGAAAAAGGCAGAACTGTTACGTGAACTTGCAAAAAAAGAAAATTTGTCCATCCAGCAGACCATTGCCGTGGGTGACGGGGCCAATGACCTGCCCATGATTTCCATTGCCGGACTCGGTGTGGCCTTTAACGCCAAGCCCATTGTCCGGGAAAAAGCGGCCAATACCATTTCCACTATGGGCCTGGATGGTCTTTTGTTCCTGCTGGGAATCCATGAACGCGAGATCCCTGATCCGGGTAGCAGCATTTAA
- a CDS encoding transposase, producing the protein MIFEYVHNINALADATPGVLRLSMDAKAAIKVGPFSRGGYNRYGLRACDHDFEPDAVLKLFGIFLPVTDEPFFYFTESNITADFIVDALEELWSQLKEKYAPHTLVLNLDNGPENSSRRSQFMNRLVEFAFKHSVNISLAYYPPYHSKYNPIERLWGRLEQYWNGEILGDIDKVLGLAKTMTWKGCRPVVQMIEKAYVKGICLTKSAIKMIEDKIIRINGLEKWAVDIPCYPD; encoded by the coding sequence ATGATATTTGAATATGTGCATAATATTAATGCACTGGCAGATGCAACGCCTGGAGTGTTAAGACTTTCAATGGATGCCAAAGCAGCGATAAAGGTAGGTCCGTTTTCCAGAGGTGGATATAATCGATACGGCCTGAGAGCTTGTGATCACGATTTTGAACCAGACGCCGTCCTGAAGCTTTTTGGTATATTCTTACCAGTAACTGATGAACCCTTTTTCTATTTTACGGAAAGTAACATTACGGCCGATTTTATAGTCGATGCGCTGGAAGAATTATGGTCGCAACTTAAAGAAAAATATGCTCCGCATACTTTGGTGTTGAATCTGGATAACGGGCCGGAAAATAGTAGCAGACGAAGTCAGTTTATGAATCGTTTGGTTGAATTTGCATTTAAGCATTCCGTCAATATCAGTTTGGCGTATTATCCCCCTTATCACAGCAAATACAATCCGATAGAAAGGCTTTGGGGACGATTGGAGCAATATTGGAACGGTGAAATTCTTGGTGATATAGATAAAGTCCTGGGATTGGCCAAAACAATGACTTGGAAAGGATGTCGACCTGTTGTTCAAATGATCGAGAAAGCTTACGTTAAAGGGATCTGTTTAACCAAAAGCGCTATAAAAATGATAGAAGATAAAATTATTCGTATCAATGGGCTTGAAAAATGGGCTGTTGATATCCCATGTTATCCTGATTGA